agtCTTGCTATTTTATCGACCGTTTTCTTGGTTTACTGTCTTCTCAAACCGTAATCCGGTAGTTACTATATTTCTTACTGGAATGGATTAATTTGTATCCTAGTATTTCTTATCCCTATATTCTTGACTATCGCATACTTAACACTAACTACCTCATTTGGTTATGTTTCTGTTTGTCCCATAGCGTTCACAATTTGCATAGTTGTAAGCATTAACCCATGTGGTCATATTATTGGTTTCCAATCGAAATTTCACGTGAATAGTtctgttttctatttttcttgtatcattttttttcaattctaaTTTTCTTGTGACCATTGTTTTGGGAGTTTCTACAGATCCCTATAAACCAGCTATTTTCTCATgatcttaagcttccaaataattttttttatttttgaaacatttttaatctataattttaaaaataaacccttcCAAACTTATTTTCAAGATATAATCTTTTTGGCCATGCCAGTCGAACTAGCGTGGCAAAATAATACTACCACACCGGTCTCACTATCATGACAGTGTTATTTGGCCATGCCGGTCTTGCTAGCGTAACAACGTTATCTGATCACACTGCTCTCGCTGTCATGATATTACAAGATTGTCACGGCGCTGCAGGTGGTGTGTCAGTGTTGTTTTGCCACTCCAGAGCGTGGCCTAAATGTTCAgattttgaaaataagtttttggaagggtttatttttaaaattaaaaataaaaaaggtcaaaaaaatataacaaaaattcAACAAACAGATCCATAGTAGCACATGGACCATACTGAGTAGTTGGGCTTGGCAACGAGTTAGAAGTTGAATGAAGCCCACGAAGGTACGAATGCGGCTCGTCATCTCTCTCATCCACCTCTCTGTCTTCGCTGCCGTCCTTGGACTGGATGGACCACCCAAGTGAAAGTGAAGAGGGAACACCACGTCGTCGCGCTGCACGATCCCCCGGTGAAGTGCCGAGCTAAGCTCTCGTCTCCTCGAGCCATCCGCCTCCAAATCCGCGGACCAGCCGCCTGCCCGCCGTCCCGCACCGATGGCCGTGCTGGAAGAAGATCCGGCCCCGGTACCCGCCGCCGATTCTACCTCCGGTGAGTGAGTCTCCCGCTTTCTCTCGCACTCCCTACACCCTGGGGGCGTGTCTGTCTTGTGTTTGGTGTGGTGAGTTGGATCGGTTGGTTCGGCAGGCTGTTGTTTTGAATCCCCGTGCGGAATCGTAGCATATATGTGCTTTTTTATGGGATTCGGAAAATTAGGCGCCTTTGGTTGTAAAATGTCCGGTTTGGGTTTAAACTAGATTCAGTCTCTTGAGGACGCCAAATTCATCTCAAATTCAAATCATTTTGCAGTTTGCACCTTGCCGAATGAACCCCGAATGCTCGAATCAAGTGCTATCGAGTGTGCACTTCAATACTACTGGAGTAGTTTGTAAGCAGTTAGGCGGGATTATTATGGCATGACAGCATATTATGTCATATCCCGTTGATTTTGACGATAGTACCGACAATTAGTTCTGATAAATCTGTCCAATTTTCTGGAGTTGCTAAAAGTCTCTAAGATTTATACAAGTGCAATGCAATTATGTAACGTACCAACTAAACAGTAACCTAGCTGTTCTTGGCACATGATTCATGCTTTACAGGGTTAGGTTATGCTACTTGATTGAGTAGTTGACACTACACCATATAAGTACATAGGCATAGATGGTGTAGCACTGGGACCTTTGGCCTATGGTGTTTCTAAGCAAAACAGATGTAAATACTCCTGTATCCATGGGCGCACATCTAGAAAACTGTAAGTATATCTTCCGTGTTGGGTTAGTCCCACATCGAATGATGCGCAATCCTTTTGTGTATTCCCCAAAAAACTGGGGCGCATCAAATGTTTGATGTTGGATGTAGTTCACAGTACTTTGAATCTCCTTTATAAAATGGCCACACTACAGAACAGTGAATTGTCTTATTCAAGAAATTCAGTACTATGTCTGAACATGTGTTTTGGTTGTTTAGGTGCTAGCGATGATGAGATAACAGTGGAAGAAACTTCCTTTGTGCATACTGAGCCTCCTCAAGATGGCACTGCTCCACCTGTGGTTACCTCTGATATGGAAGTCCTTAATGATAAAGTCAAAAAGCAAGTCATCAAGGAAGGCCATGGCAAGAAACCCTCAAGGTTTGCCACATGCTTTGGTAAGTATGCCATAAGTAGTCAGTTTGTTCCATTTGCTTAGGATTGTGATTAGAATGAGGATAATATATTATACCTGATTttgcaaattatttttttcccaatcttTGTCTTGCAGTTCACTATAGAGCATGGGTTCAAGGTTCTTCGCACAAATTCGAGGATACTTGGCAAGAACAGCATTCAATTGAACTAGTACTTGGAAAAGGTAACACTAAAGTTAATTCCTTTATTTTATCCTCAGCTTTTCTGTGCACATATGCATATCATCCGTAAATTCCATGAACTCAAACAGCTTACTTTGCATCACATAGTTCCATAATGCCAATCAAAATGAGGTTTTTGAGGGGGAAAAAACTTTTCCCACCAGTAACTTTCCCACTTGCCTCACCTTGCAAAGGCTAAAGACGAAGTATGATATTTCTATTGCTAGTAATTTTACCTCCTCTTTTTCATGCCTCAATAAATCTGCTGGACAGGGTAACTAGATAACTAACCGAGTAGTATTGTACGAACAGACGTGAGCATCAATTACACTTGCCTTTAGTATAAATCtttgaagcttttttttttcttctcatcaacagagaaaaaggaaatgaCTGGTTTAGGCATTGGTGTCAGTAACATGAGAAGTGGGGAGCGTGCATTGTTACATGTTAACTGGGAGCTTGGCTATGGGAAAGAAGGAAGCTTTTCATTCCCAAATGTCCCTCCAATGGCAGACCTTGTATATGAAGTTGAACTTATTGGGTTTGATGATGTCAAAGAGGTAGGATAAATATCCCTCTTATCAcccttgattttgattttttttaaaaaaatatttgtgaacCAAAGGTTCCTAGGAAGCTTACAGATAATGTAAAACTACAGGGAAAAGCCCGAAGTGATATGACAGTGGAAGAAAGGATTGAAGCAGCAGACAGGAGGAAGATTGAAGGCAATGAATATTTCAAAGAAAAGAAGTTCGAGGAGGCTATGCAGCAATATGAAATGGTTAGTTGTCTACTGATGTCATTCTTCAGCTATTGTAAGATGCTCAATCATAATCCCCCTAGCTGTTCTTCTTTACAGGCAATTGCATACATGGGGGATGATTTCATGTTTCAATTGTTTGGGAAGTACAGAGACATGGCCTTAGCTGTGAAAAATCCCTGCCATCTCAACATGGCCGCATGCCTGATCAAACTGAAGAGATTTGATGAAGCTATC
This genomic window from Oryza sativa Japonica Group chromosome 12, ASM3414082v1 contains:
- the LOC4351491 gene encoding peptidyl-prolyl cis-trans isomerase FKBP42 encodes the protein MAVLEEDPAPVPAADSTSGASDDEITVEETSFVHTEPPQDGTAPPVVTSDMEVLNDKVKKQVIKEGHGKKPSRFATCFVHYRAWVQGSSHKFEDTWQEQHSIELVLGKEKKEMTGLGIGVSNMRSGERALLHVNWELGYGKEGSFSFPNVPPMADLVYEVELIGFDDVKEGKARSDMTVEERIEAADRRKIEGNEYFKEKKFEEAMQQYEMAIAYMGDDFMFQLFGKYRDMALAVKNPCHLNMAACLIKLKRFDEAIAQCTIVLSEDENNVKALFRRGKARAELGQTESAREDFLKAKKYSPEDKEIQRELRSLAEQDKALYQKQKELYKGLFGPRPEPKPKASNFLVLFWRWLVSLIGYLVKLFKRKDE